The following is a genomic window from Bacillota bacterium.
CCTGGGTCCGGAATTTGACTTCCACGGCGGTGGCTGTGATTTGATTTTTCCCCATCATGAGAACGAGATTGCCCAGTCGGAAGCAGCTACCGGCAGGCCACTGGCTAAATATTGGCTTCACAACGGTATGCTCAATCTAAAAGATGAGAAAATGTCTAAATCCCAGGGGAATTTCATCACTGTTAAACAGGTATTAGAGCAGTATCCAAAAGAACTGGTCCGCTTCTTTATTTTATCCAGCCACTACCGCTCAGAGTTGGAATACCACGATCAGAAGCTGGATGAAGTTGGCCGCGGCTGGCAGCGGTTTAACGACTGCGTCAGCGCCTTGGCTAAAATGGTTGAAGAGCCCACGGAAAAGCTGATTCTTCCGGAGGAGGAAACAGCGCTTTTAGAAGCAGTATATTTAGCTGAAAAGAAGTTTAAAGACGCAATGGATGATGATTTTAACACTGCCATGGCCATAGGCGTGCTCTTTGAACTGCTGCATCAAGTTAACGCCTTTATTGCAAAAGGTAAAACAACTCCTGAAGCAAATTTTGTTTTACACCAAGCTTATCAGGTGTTTTCCACTCTGGCCGGAGATATTTTAGGCATCATCAAATTGGAAGAGGATCAGCTGGCCGGTCTAACCCAGCCTTTAATGGAGCTGATTTTAGAACTAAGAACCGAACTGCGCAAACAAAAGCAGTACCAGCTGTCTGATTATATTCGCGATCAATTAGCCACATTAAATATAGTGATTGAAGATACTCCGAACGGGCCGAGGTGGAAATTTAAATCATGAGTGAAATAATAAATCTACAGGAACAGGACTTTGATCCAGAATCGCTTCCACCTTTGGTACTTGCGTATATCGGCGACGCTGTCTTTGAACTGTATGTGCGGCTGCGCCTGATAACACAGCTGCAGACCATGAATCAGCTGCATGAGCACGCGGTTAGGCATGTAAAGGCAGCCAGCCAGTCGGAGTTTCTAGCGATTTTACAGCCTCATCTGACTGAGGACGAGGAGCGGATTATGCGGCGGGGGCGCAACGCGAAAGGAAACGTGCCCCGCCGTGCCAATCCGGTGGAGTACCGGCGCAGCACAGGGTTTGAAGCGCTGCTTGGTTATCTGTATTTGACCGGGAAGAATCAGCGGTTAAAAGAGCTGCTGGCTTTACTGGAACCGATAGAGTAGAAGGAGTATGCCATGGACAAGCATGAACATTCCGATTTAATTGCAGGGCGCCATCCGGTGCTGGAGCTGTTTAACTCCGGCCGGCCTGTCAATCAGCTGTATGTGGCTGAAGGCAGCCGCCA
Proteins encoded in this region:
- a CDS encoding ribonuclease III, with protein sequence MSEIINLQEQDFDPESLPPLVLAYIGDAVFELYVRLRLITQLQTMNQLHEHAVRHVKAASQSEFLAILQPHLTEDEERIMRRGRNAKGNVPRRANPVEYRRSTGFEALLGYLYLTGKNQRLKELLALLEPIE
- a CDS encoding cysteine--tRNA ligase, whose product is MTIKVYNTLTQQKEELQNDGERVGIYVCGVTPYSDTHLGHARPSVVWDVIKKYLKYRGYETFHVQNFTDIDDKIISRSLETGIAPLELAAHYAQDYLESMDALGVERADLYPRVSEHMPEIINMIETLIERGHAYAVNGNVFYDVTSFPEYGKLSNQKLDQLQAGTRFEVDPDKRHPLDFALWKKAKPNEPAWDSPWGKGRPGWHIECSAMSNKYLGPEFDFHGGGCDLIFPHHENEIAQSEAATGRPLAKYWLHNGMLNLKDEKMSKSQGNFITVKQVLEQYPKELVRFFILSSHYRSELEYHDQKLDEVGRGWQRFNDCVSALAKMVEEPTEKLILPEEETALLEAVYLAEKKFKDAMDDDFNTAMAIGVLFELLHQVNAFIAKGKTTPEANFVLHQAYQVFSTLAGDILGIIKLEEDQLAGLTQPLMELILELRTELRKQKQYQLSDYIRDQLATLNIVIEDTPNGPRWKFKS